The DNA segment ATAGAAAGATCTTTCTTCTAATATTTTTTCATTATTTAAATCTACATATTGTATAATTTCTTCTAAAGATATTTCCTTTCTACCATCTAATATTTCTAATATAATTTCCATAACTTTTTTAAAATTATGTTGTGATACTTCTTTATATTTATCTATTACTTCCTTATCTATTGGTTCTAAAAATTCATAAATTTTTTCCCTAATTTTCTCCGATTCTATAGCTTGTTCATTAAATACTGTAATAGGAGACCAAGATTTATACTCTTCTAAAAACATAAAAGGTTTTACTAATTGTCTTGATGCAAAAATAGGTAGGGGAGTAGAAATAAGTCTATTTGTTATTTCTTGTTCAAAGTTAAAGCTTTCTAACCCCATAAAATACAATGACTCTTGGGCAGCCTTCAAAGCAGTTGTTTTTAATGAAATACTTTCTTTAAGTAACTTTCTATGTTCACTGTGAACTTCATCTAATTCTCTATCTATTTTAATAATTAAATCATAGGCTTTTTTATCTTTTTCATCTTTAATTTCATATTCCATATTATCTTTTGTATATCTTACAAAGGATTCTAATTCCCCAAATTCTTCATTTTCTCTTACAAGTCTAATGTTTATATCCTCTATTAAATCTTTATATCTTTTGTGGGTTTCTTCTGATACTATATTCCTATTTATATCATGTTTGATTTTAATCATTCTATCCCTTAAATTTTCTACGGCTAATCTCATTTCATCTACCTGCCTTAAGGCTCCTACAAACTCTCCCTTTTCTAATTGCTTTCTAAGAAGTAATTGATTTATTGATAATTGAAATTCACTAAAGTATTCTTTTGTAGCAAACACTAGTTCTAAGCCTTGTTCGTCTAAGGTATAGTATTGAGTATTAGTTTTTGCATCGGATTTACTAGCCTTTAGTATAGAATAGTAAATTCTTTCTTCTTTTCCAGTTTCCCAATTATAAAAAACTTTAGAGTTTCTTTCTCCACTAGGCGGACGGAAAGTATCTATTATATTTCTAGCTATTTTTTGAAATCCATTAATATCTAAATCTATTTTTCCATTATTTATTTCATAAAAAAACTCTGCTAATTCTTTTACCCCTGTTTCTTTATTCCTAATAATCATATTTTCGAAGAAAAATAAAAGAGTTATTAAGCCCAAACTAAAATAATCTATCGGATTATTGCTATTATCCTTTCCCCGTTTATTTTGTAATTTTAATAAGGGTTCATAAATAGCCAGTCTGCCAATCCTTTCTCCATAATTTTCTAATACTCCAGTTTTTTCAACCTTCATTACATATTCCTCCATATTGCTATGACCTCACTTTTATTTAACCCTTCTTGAGGATAATAGCCACCTTCTTCTAAAACATTTTGAATCATTTCACTATCTTCTTTATGAAAATTAGTTAAAAAATCGTTTATTGCTTTTTCATTAGGAATTTGATTTTCCTTACCGTAAGAAATATCTTTTTTAAGTAGTTGTTTATAGAATTCAACGGCCAATTTTATTTCTCTTTTTTCATTTAACCCATGCCATATAGATATACCTTCAAAATCCAAATCTCCAAAGTAATAAAATTTATGGTTCCCTTCCACCAAGCCTATTTGTCTTTCAAAAACAGATATTCCACCAAATATACTCCACCCTGCTCCATAAATTAAAGAGGTAAAACTAGTATTTTCAATATCATCTAATAGAGCATAAAAAGGAGCTTTATTTTCCACAATTAAATGTACATAGTCTTTACAATTTGTTATTTTATTTTTATTAATTGCAAACATTAATGGATCTGGTACTAAGTCAATCTTTAGTTTTTCTACTAGCCCTAATCTATTTAAAACTTCTCTTCCTCCCTTTTCATCAATCCACTTTTCATCACCTAATATTTCATAAGATCGTTGTGGAGCAGTAACTTTATCCTTAGGAAACCCATATTTTTTCAAATAATAATCTACTTTTTTTATATAAGGCAGGTCATTATTCCATTGCTTTTCATTTAACGAGAAATAGGATTGTAGATTTATAGCTGGATTTAATTTAAATTGATATGTGGCTATTTCATCTATAAGATTTTGTTTAAAATATACTTTATTTATTCTATAGGTATTGGCTAATGGATTTTTTTTATTATTAGTTCCATGTTTTTTGATTGGAGATAATACTTGTTCTTTAACTAAATCATTCATAATTCTACTGAAGTCACTGTACTTAAAATTTCCGGATAATGTCTTTTCTATTTCAGTTAAAGGTATAGTCTTTTTCCTATAATCCTTTAGAAGATTCAATATTTTATTTTTCATAAAACCACCTATTATACAATTTTTATTATATTAAAGCATAAATCACTTATATATTACAAAACTTTTTAAAATTAAAACTACTAAAATACTTTTCTCCTCAAAAATTGAAATATTATATAAAGCTAATAACTTCCTATAAAATACTCCTTCAGTTTTTGTTCTTAGTTTTGTCAAACTTATTATATCAAAAAACCCTTTAATTTACTTACTTTTATGTAAATAATCAAATCTATAGATAAAGAGATATCATAAAAAATCTTTACTTATAAAATTAGCGTTTAATTTTCGCAAAAATGGCAAGAATCCAAATATAATTTAATTGTTGAATATTTAAATCTTATAATATATACTTGTGTTTAAATATAAAATTTCATTAAATACCTAAAATTTTAAAAGCAGTAAAAACAGAAAGGAG comes from the Tissierellales bacterium genome and includes:
- a CDS encoding replicative DNA helicase, whose protein sequence is MKVEKTGVLENYGERIGRLAIYEPLLKLQNKRGKDNSNNPIDYFSLGLITLLFFFENMIIRNKETGVKELAEFFYEINNGKIDLDINGFQKIARNIIDTFRPPSGERNSKVFYNWETGKEERIYYSILKASKSDAKTNTQYYTLDEQGLELVFATKEYFSEFQLSINQLLLRKQLEKGEFVGALRQVDEMRLAVENLRDRMIKIKHDINRNIVSEETHKRYKDLIEDINIRLVRENEEFGELESFVRYTKDNMEYEIKDEKDKKAYDLIIKIDRELDEVHSEHRKLLKESISLKTTALKAAQESLYFMGLESFNFEQEITNRLISTPLPIFASRQLVKPFMFLEEYKSWSPITVFNEQAIESEKIREKIYEFLEPIDKEVIDKYKEVSQHNFKKVMEIILEILDGRKEISLEEIIQYVDLNNEKILEERSFYDFWMIMHQKSPIIIEKDEEKHSGLIKDATILLIGKYRRIEVKELNTILDVNDRFKVNNMILKLEGDNSGI
- a CDS encoding Wadjet anti-phage system protein JetD domain-containing protein encodes the protein MKNKILNLLKDYRKKTIPLTEIEKTLSGNFKYSDFSRIMNDLVKEQVLSPIKKHGTNNKKNPLANTYRINKVYFKQNLIDEIATYQFKLNPAINLQSYFSLNEKQWNNDLPYIKKVDYYLKKYGFPKDKVTAPQRSYEILGDEKWIDEKGGREVLNRLGLVEKLKIDLVPDPLMFAINKNKITNCKDYVHLIVENKAPFYALLDDIENTSFTSLIYGAGWSIFGGISVFERQIGLVEGNHKFYYFGDLDFEGISIWHGLNEKREIKLAVEFYKQLLKKDISYGKENQIPNEKAINDFLTNFHKEDSEMIQNVLEEGGYYPQEGLNKSEVIAIWRNM